The Periplaneta americana isolate PAMFEO1 chromosome 10, P.americana_PAMFEO1_priV1, whole genome shotgun sequence genome includes a window with the following:
- the LOC138708159 gene encoding host cell factor 2-like isoform X1 encodes MSEKEEFKQPVSKELEKSSEKEEFKEPVSKKLKESSEKEEFKEPVSKKLQESSEKEEFTRPASKKLKKSSEKEEFKHSASKTQKKCRKHGKEKKNKRAALDSEKDSHQIAAPGTTKHWHDVGIFKSTSTSVSSFCVKPQRKDVVQKDDEAPFTSKRLAEISLKKRIQLEPGAAYKFRVAAVNSCGRSPWSDVSVFETCPEGTPEIISGVEIYRTVVGVRFRWKALPTKAGESIEYSIYLAVRAISGIIQEQNYTMVFVPVYCGRKNEYVLPMTLLSIAYLDDSTTEPAFLIKVVARNKVGYGPCCKVKWFATLDFRQTVRKALEWTERQHHNIIG; translated from the exons ATGAGCGAGAAAGAGGAATTTAAACAACCAGTTTCCAAGGAACTGGAGAAAAGCAGTgaaaaagaggaatttaaagaaCCAGTTTCCAAGAAACTGAAGGAAAGCAGTgaaaaagaggaatttaaagaaCCAGTTTCCAAGAAACTGCAGGAAAGCAGTGAAAAAGAGGAATTTACACGTCCAGCTTCCAAGAAACTGAAGAAAAGCAGTGAAAAAGAGGAATTTAAACATTCAGCTTCTAAGACACAGAAGAAATGCAGAAAacatggaaaggagaaaaagaacAAGAGAGCAGCATTGGACTCTGAAAAG GATTCACATCAGATAGCTGCACCTGGTACAACGAAACATTGGCATGACGTAGGTATATTCAAGAGCACTTCAACTTCTGTATCATCATTCTGTGTTAAGCCACAAAGAAAAGATGTCGTGCAGAAGGATGATGAAGCCCCCTTCACCAGTAAACGTCTCGCAGAGATTTCTCTTAAGAAGAGAATCCAACTAGAGCCGGGAGCAGCATATAAATTTAGAGTTGCGGCTGTAAATTCCTGTGGACGGAGCCCTTGGAGTGAC gtgtctgtttttgaaacctgTCCAGAAGGAACCCCAGAAATTATTTCTGGTGTAGAAATCTACAGAACTGTAGTAGGAGTACGTTTTCGGTGGAAGGCACTGCCAACTAAAGCTGGAGAATCAATTGAGTATTCCATCTATCTGGCAGTGCGTGCTATTTCCGGTATTATCCAAGAACAG AATTACACAATGGTTTTTGTACCTGTATATTGCGGCCGAAAGAACGAGTATGTATTGCCAATGACTTTATTATCGATAGCTTACTTAGATGACTCAACTACTGAACCTGCATTTCTTATCAAAGTTGTCGCCAGGAACAAGGTCGGATATGGTCCTTGCTGCAAAGTCAAATGGTTTGCGACTCT AGACTTCAGACAAACAGTCCGAAAAGCCCTGGAGTGGACAGAACGCCAACATCACAATATAATTGGATGA
- the LOC138708159 gene encoding microtubule-associated protein 1B-like isoform X2: MSEKEEFKQPVSKELEKSSEKEEFKEPVSKKLKESSEKEEFKEPVSKKLQESSEKEEFTRPASKKLKKSSEKEEFKHSASKTQKKCRKHGKEKKNKRAALDSEKVSVFETCPEGTPEIISGVEIYRTVVGVRFRWKALPTKAGESIEYSIYLAVRAISGIIQEQNYTMVFVPVYCGRKNEYVLPMTLLSIAYLDDSTTEPAFLIKVVARNKVGYGPCCKVKWFATLDFRQTVRKALEWTERQHHNIIG, translated from the exons ATGAGCGAGAAAGAGGAATTTAAACAACCAGTTTCCAAGGAACTGGAGAAAAGCAGTgaaaaagaggaatttaaagaaCCAGTTTCCAAGAAACTGAAGGAAAGCAGTgaaaaagaggaatttaaagaaCCAGTTTCCAAGAAACTGCAGGAAAGCAGTGAAAAAGAGGAATTTACACGTCCAGCTTCCAAGAAACTGAAGAAAAGCAGTGAAAAAGAGGAATTTAAACATTCAGCTTCTAAGACACAGAAGAAATGCAGAAAacatggaaaggagaaaaagaacAAGAGAGCAGCATTGGACTCTGAAAAG gtgtctgtttttgaaacctgTCCAGAAGGAACCCCAGAAATTATTTCTGGTGTAGAAATCTACAGAACTGTAGTAGGAGTACGTTTTCGGTGGAAGGCACTGCCAACTAAAGCTGGAGAATCAATTGAGTATTCCATCTATCTGGCAGTGCGTGCTATTTCCGGTATTATCCAAGAACAG AATTACACAATGGTTTTTGTACCTGTATATTGCGGCCGAAAGAACGAGTATGTATTGCCAATGACTTTATTATCGATAGCTTACTTAGATGACTCAACTACTGAACCTGCATTTCTTATCAAAGTTGTCGCCAGGAACAAGGTCGGATATGGTCCTTGCTGCAAAGTCAAATGGTTTGCGACTCT AGACTTCAGACAAACAGTCCGAAAAGCCCTGGAGTGGACAGAACGCCAACATCACAATATAATTGGATGA